A window of the Thermodesulfovibrionales bacterium genome harbors these coding sequences:
- the ribD gene encoding bifunctional diaminohydroxyphosphoribosylaminopyrimidine deaminase/5-amino-6-(5-phosphoribosylamino)uracil reductase RibD, with amino-acid sequence MKGETETDRFFMKRAILLASRARGKTSPNPMVGAVLVKKNKVIAEDYHRMAGTPHAEALVIRKAGRNARSSTLYVSLEPCCHTDKRTPPCARAIIESGIKTVVIAMHDPNPKVSGKGIRELEQAGVAVKSGILEEKAQRLNESYVKFVTTKRPFVTLKVAMTLDGKIATPEGQSKWITGEKARAMVHRLRSSVDAILTAIGTVRSDDPLLTARIKGAGSPHRIIIDPDLEIPAGAKILTPPPETTIVMRSPTDYHRHSDLEKKKMALAKKGITFIEYEGEMLDLAWLMDRLGEMGISSLIVEGGSSLNARALQDGIVDKVLFFIAPKIIGGKESFPAVGGRTFRRLEDAISLRDVRVKKLGADILVEGYL; translated from the coding sequence ATGAAAGGCGAGACAGAGACCGACAGATTTTTCATGAAGAGGGCGATCCTGCTCGCATCACGGGCCAGGGGCAAGACCAGTCCGAACCCCATGGTAGGAGCGGTTCTCGTCAAAAAAAATAAGGTTATCGCCGAGGACTATCATCGGATGGCCGGCACGCCCCACGCCGAGGCCCTCGTGATCAGAAAAGCAGGCAGGAATGCCCGTTCTTCCACGCTCTATGTGAGCCTTGAACCGTGCTGTCACACCGATAAGAGAACCCCGCCGTGTGCAAGGGCGATTATTGAATCAGGGATAAAGACCGTTGTCATAGCCATGCATGACCCTAATCCAAAGGTTTCGGGAAAAGGCATCAGGGAGTTGGAGCAGGCAGGAGTGGCCGTGAAATCAGGGATACTGGAGGAGAAGGCGCAGAGATTGAACGAGTCCTATGTCAAGTTCGTTACGACAAAGAGACCATTCGTTACCCTAAAGGTCGCGATGACCCTGGACGGAAAGATCGCAACTCCCGAGGGCCAATCAAAATGGATAACGGGCGAAAAGGCGAGAGCGATGGTGCACAGGTTAAGAAGCAGTGTTGACGCGATTCTCACGGCGATAGGGACGGTAAGGAGCGACGACCCGCTGCTCACGGCCCGAATCAAGGGGGCAGGGAGCCCCCACAGGATCATTATCGATCCCGATCTCGAGATACCGGCTGGGGCGAAGATCCTCACTCCTCCCCCCGAGACAACCATTGTGATGAGGAGTCCAACGGATTACCACAGGCATTCCGATCTGGAGAAAAAGAAGATGGCCTTGGCGAAAAAGGGAATAACCTTCATCGAGTATGAAGGCGAGATGCTTGATCTCGCGTGGCTCATGGACAGACTCGGCGAGATGGGTATCAGCTCGCTCATCGTCGAGGGCGGATCTTCTCTGAACGCCCGGGCCCTTCAGGACGGCATCGTCGACAAAGTCCTCTTCTTTATCGCGCCGAAGATTATCGGCGGAAAGGAATCATTTCCTGCCGTCGGTGGAAGAACGTTTCGCAGACTC